In Marmota flaviventris isolate mMarFla1 chromosome 17, mMarFla1.hap1, whole genome shotgun sequence, a single genomic region encodes these proteins:
- the Nufip2 gene encoding FMR1-interacting protein NUFIP2, with amino-acid sequence MEEKPGQPQPQHHHSHHHPHHHPQQQQQQQPHHHHHYYFYNHSHNHHHHHHHQQPHQYLQHGAEGSPKAQPKPLKHEQKHTLQQHQETPKKKTGYGEINGNAGEREISLKSLGSDEATNPISRVLNGNQQVVDTSLKQTVKASTFGKAGIKTKNFIQKNSMDKKNGKSYENKSGENQCVDKTDTVAIPNGVVTNNSGYITNGYMGKGADNDGSGSESGYTTPKKRKARRNSAKGCENLNLVQDKIMQQETSVPTLKQGLETFKPDYSEQKGNRVDGSKPIWKYETGPGGTTRGKPAMGDMLRKSSDIKPGVSSKKFDDRPKGKHASAVASKEDSWTLFKPPPVFPVDNSSAKIVPKISYASKVKENLNKTIQNSSVSPSSSSSSSSSAGETQTQSSSRLSQVPMSALKSVTSANFSNGPVLAGTDGSVYPSGGQPLLTTAANTLTPVSSGTDSVLQDMSLTSAAVEQIKSSLFIYPSNMQTVLLSTAQVDLPSQTDQQNLGDIFQNQWGLSFINEPSAGPETVIGKSSDHKVMEVTFQGEYPATLVSQGAEIIPSGTEHPVFPKAYELEKRTSPQVLGSILKPGTVSESGALSLEPSHIGDLQKADTSSQGALVFLSKDYEIENQNPLASPTNTLLGSAKEQRYQRGLERNDSWGSFDLRAAIVYHTKEMESIWNLQKQDPKRIITYNEAMDSPDQ; translated from the exons ATGGAGGAGAAGCCCGGCCAGCCACAGCCTCAGCACCATCACAGCCACCACCATCCGCACCATCAtcctcagcagcagcagcagcagcagccgcaccaccaccaccattattaTTTCTACAACCACAGccacaaccatcaccaccaccaccatcaccagcaGCCTCACCAATACCTGCAGCATGGAGCCGAGGGCAGCCCCAAGGCCCAGCCAAAGCCGCTGAAACATGAGCAGAAACACACCCTCCAGCAGCACCAGGAAACGCCGAAGAAGAAAACAG GCTATGGTGAAATAAATGGTAATGCTGGAGAAAGAGAAATATCTTTAAAGAGCCTGGGTTCTGATGAAGCTACCAACCCTATTTCCAGGGTCCTCAATGGCAACCAGCAAGTTGTAGACACTAGCCTGAAGCAGACTGTAAAGGCCAGCACCTTTGGGAAAGcaggaattaaaaccaagaatttcATTCAGAAAAACAGTATGGACAAAAAGAATGGGAAGTCTTACGAAAACAAATCTGGAGAAAACCAGTGTGTAGATAAGACCGATACTGTAGCAATTCCAAATGGTGTCGTAACAAATAATTCAGGCTACATTACTAATGGTTATATGGGCAAAGGAGCAGATAATGATGGTAGTGGATCTGAGAGTGGATATACCACTCCTAAAAAAAGGAAAGCTAGGCGCAATAGTGCCAAGGGTTGTGAAAACCTTAATTTAGTGCAGGACAAAATAATGCAACAAGAGACTAGCGTCCCAACTTTAAAGCAGGGACTTGAAACTTTCAAGCCTGACTATAGTGAACAAAAGGGAAATCGAGTAGATGGTTCAAAGCCCATTTGGAAATATGAGACTGGGCCTGGAGGAACAACTCGAGGAAAACCTGCCATGGGTGATATGCTTCGTAAAAGTTCAGATATTAAACCTGGTGTGAGCAGCAAAAAGTTTGATGATCGGCCCAAAGGAAAGCATGCCTCAGCTGTTGCCTCCAAAGAGGACTCATGGACCCTATTTAAACCACCCCCAGTTTTTCCAGTGGACAATAGCAGTGCTAAAATAGTTCCTAAAATAAGTTATGCAAGCAAAGTTAAGGAAAACCTCAACAAAACTATACAGAATTCTTCTGTTTCaccatcttcatcttcatcttcttcGTCATCTGCTGGGGAAACTCAGACCCAGTCTTCAAGTCGGTTATCCCAGGTCCCTATGTCAGCACTGAAATCTGTTACTTCTGCCAACTTTTCCAATGGGCCTGTTTTAGCAGGGACTGATGGAAGTGTGTATCCTTCAGGGGGCCAGCCACTGCTAACTACTGCTGCTAATACTCTAACACCCGTCTCTTCTGGAACTGATTCAGTACTCCAAGACATGAGTTTAACTTCAGCAGCTGTTGAACAAATTAAGTCTAGCCTTTTTATCTATCCTTCAAATATGCAAACTGTGCTGTTGAGCACAGCACAAGTGGATCTGCCCTCTCAGACAGATCAGCAAAACCTGGGGGATATCTTCCAGAATCAGTGGGGTTTATCATTTATAAATGAGCCCAGTGCTGGCCCTGAGACTGTTATTGGGAAGTCATCAGATCATAAAGTGATGGAGGTGACATTTCAAGGAGAATATCCTGCCACTTTGGTTTCACAGGGTGCTGAAATAATCCCCTCAGGAACGGAGCATCCTGTGTTTCCCAAGGCTTATGAGCTGGAAAAACGGACTAGTCCTCAAGTTCTGGGTAGCATTCTAAAACCTGGGACTGTTAGTGAGAGTGGAGCCTTATCCTTGGAACCCAGTCATATAGGTGACCTGCAGAAAGCAGACACCAGTAGTCAAGGTGCTTTAGTGTTTCTCTCAAAGGACTACGAGATAGAAAATCAAAATCCTCTGGCCTCTCCTACGAACACTTTGTTAGGCTCCGCCAAAGAACAGAGATACCAGAGAGGCCTAGAAAGGAATGATAGCTGGGGTTCTTTTGACCTGAGGGCTGCTATTGTATATCACACTAAAG AAATGGAATCTATTTGGAATTTGCAGAAGCAAG ATCCCAAAAGGATAATCACTTACAATGAAGCCATGGATAGTCCAGATCAATGA